A window of the Planktothrix serta PCC 8927 genome harbors these coding sequences:
- a CDS encoding D-alanine--D-alanine ligase family protein — MTKLRVGLLFGGCSGEHEVSISSARAIAKALTTDENANRYELLPVYIQKDGVWKDRKIAQQVLESGKPLFSNDEVQPSDRLPQTINLSEIDLWFPILHGPNGEDGTIQGLLTLMQVPFVGSGVLGSAMGMDKIAMKMAFSQAGLPQVKYKLVMRSQIYSNPCIFPKLCDQLEVELGYPCFVKPANLGSSVGISKVRNRQELETALDNAASYDRRIIVEAGVMARELECAVLGTDQPKASVVGEITFKSDFYDYETKYTEGKADLFIPAKVSNEIANQIQEMAVQAFLAVDAAGLGRVDFFYVEQTGEILINEINTLPGFTSTSMYPQLWAASGVSFDELVHQLIQFALERHSETKRD; from the coding sequence TTTCCATTAGTTCCGCAAGAGCGATCGCAAAAGCCTTAACAACCGATGAGAATGCAAATCGATACGAACTGCTACCCGTATATATTCAAAAAGATGGGGTTTGGAAAGATCGCAAAATTGCTCAACAGGTTTTAGAGTCGGGAAAACCTCTATTCAGCAACGATGAAGTCCAACCGTCCGATCGCCTTCCCCAAACGATTAATTTATCAGAAATTGACCTTTGGTTTCCGATTTTACATGGCCCCAATGGAGAAGATGGTACGATCCAAGGATTATTAACTTTAATGCAAGTTCCTTTTGTGGGTTCTGGGGTTTTGGGGTCTGCGATGGGGATGGATAAAATTGCGATGAAAATGGCATTTTCTCAAGCAGGTTTACCCCAAGTTAAATATAAACTGGTGATGCGATCGCAAATTTATTCAAACCCTTGTATTTTCCCGAAATTATGTGATCAATTAGAAGTAGAATTAGGTTATCCTTGTTTTGTTAAACCTGCCAATTTAGGGTCATCCGTCGGGATTTCTAAAGTTAGAAACCGTCAGGAATTAGAAACGGCTTTAGATAACGCCGCTAGTTATGATCGACGGATTATTGTGGAAGCGGGAGTGATGGCTAGAGAATTAGAATGTGCGGTATTAGGAACCGATCAACCGAAAGCTTCTGTTGTTGGAGAAATTACGTTTAAGAGTGATTTCTACGATTATGAAACTAAATATACTGAAGGGAAAGCGGATTTATTTATTCCTGCAAAAGTGAGTAATGAAATTGCTAATCAAATTCAAGAGATGGCAGTTCAAGCTTTTTTAGCTGTTGATGCGGCGGGGTTAGGACGAGTTGACTTTTTTTATGTTGAACAAACCGGAGAAATTTTAATTAATGAAATTAATACCCTTCCGGGTTTTACATCTACCAGTATGTATCCCCAACTTTGGGCTGCGTCGGGCGTTTCCTTCGATGAATTAGTCCATCAATTAATCCAATTTGCCTTAGAACGGCATTCAGAAACCAAACGCGATTAA
- the hpsU gene encoding hormogonium polysaccharide biosynthesis acetyltransferase HpsU → MLQEKTTFVDLRQYDQSHFDRGKPGWFVLLWWLVQAIAFPLTLHPFNGIRCQLLRLFGAKVGEGVVLRPTARFTYPWKVTIGDYSWIGDDVVFYSLDEIIIGEHCVISQKSYLCTGGHDIKDPTFKLKTAPIVIEDGAWVAMDCFIGPGVKIGTNSVIGARSSVFKSMPSGQVCIGSPCRPCYPRPMN, encoded by the coding sequence ATGTTGCAAGAAAAAACAACCTTTGTAGATTTACGACAATATGATCAATCCCATTTTGATCGCGGAAAACCCGGTTGGTTTGTGTTGTTGTGGTGGTTGGTTCAAGCGATCGCTTTTCCCTTAACATTACATCCTTTTAATGGAATTCGCTGTCAATTATTACGATTATTTGGAGCTAAAGTTGGTGAAGGAGTTGTGCTGCGTCCCACAGCCCGATTTACCTATCCTTGGAAAGTAACCATTGGTGATTACAGTTGGATTGGAGATGATGTTGTATTTTATAGTTTAGATGAAATTATTATCGGCGAACATTGTGTTATTTCCCAAAAAAGTTATTTATGCACCGGAGGTCACGATATTAAAGATCCTACATTTAAGTTAAAAACGGCTCCGATTGTAATTGAAGATGGTGCTTGGGTGGCGATGGATTGTTTTATCGGCCCAGGGGTGAAAATTGGCACTAATTCAGTAATTGGGGCGCGCAGTAGTGTGTTTAAAAGTATGCCTTCTGGACAGGTTTGTATTGGTTCTCCTTGTCGTCCCTGTTATCCTAGGCCAATGAATTGA
- a CDS encoding glycosyltransferase family 2 protein has product MNSNASKLPISVLIPAKNEQANLPACLSSVARADEIFVVDSQSSDRSVEIAENYDAKVVQFYFKGGWPKKKNWSLETLPFRNEWVLIVDCDERITPESWDEIAEMIKNPEYTGYYINRRVFFLGTWIRHGGKYPDWNLRLFKHKLGRYENLQTEDVPNTGDNEVHEHVVMSSGQVGYLKNDMLHEDFRDLFHWIERHNRYSNWEARVYYNILMGADDSKTIGANFFGDAVKRKRFLKKIWVRLPFKPLLRFILFYIIQLGFLDGKAGYIYGRLLSQYEYQIGVKLFELRKFGGQLNVTPKPVQPLTGNREQGTA; this is encoded by the coding sequence ATGAACTCTAACGCATCCAAACTTCCCATTTCTGTGCTAATTCCTGCTAAGAATGAGCAAGCCAATTTACCCGCCTGTTTATCCAGTGTCGCCAGAGCCGATGAGATTTTTGTTGTCGATTCCCAAAGTAGCGATCGCAGTGTGGAAATCGCCGAGAATTATGATGCCAAAGTTGTCCAATTTTATTTCAAAGGGGGATGGCCGAAAAAGAAGAATTGGTCATTAGAAACTTTACCCTTTAGAAATGAATGGGTGTTAATTGTAGATTGTGATGAACGGATTACTCCCGAATCTTGGGATGAAATTGCTGAAATGATTAAAAACCCGGAATATACGGGATATTATATTAATCGTCGGGTGTTCTTTTTAGGGACTTGGATTCGTCACGGAGGCAAATATCCTGACTGGAATTTACGTTTATTTAAACACAAATTGGGACGGTATGAAAACTTACAAACCGAAGATGTTCCCAATACCGGAGATAATGAAGTTCATGAACACGTTGTCATGTCTTCGGGTCAAGTGGGATATCTCAAAAATGATATGCTTCATGAAGATTTTCGAGATTTATTCCACTGGATTGAACGTCATAACCGTTATTCTAACTGGGAAGCACGAGTTTATTACAATATTTTAATGGGGGCTGATGATAGTAAAACGATTGGTGCTAATTTCTTTGGAGATGCGGTTAAACGCAAACGATTTTTAAAGAAAATTTGGGTTCGTTTACCCTTTAAACCTCTGTTACGGTTTATTTTATTCTATATTATCCAATTAGGATTCTTAGATGGGAAAGCGGGATATATTTATGGCCGCCTTCTCAGCCAATACGAATACCAAATCGGGGTTAAATTGTTTGAACTGCGAAAATTTGGCGGACAATTAAATGTCACGCCTAAACCTGTTCAACCGTTAACAGGGAACAGGGAACAGGGAACAGCTTAA
- a CDS encoding glycosyltransferase, whose protein sequence is MSQFLISAIICTHNREQYLGLAIDSLLQQDFTDFEIIVVDNASTDGTRQVVEARLPHPKLRYIYEPVTGLSIARNTGAKNSQSPIIAYLDDDAIATPQWLRVLYSAYENHPKLAIAGGKVTLIWPEGITPPPWLSDNLAKNLGAYDLGDQWVEIKNPSLTPRGLNYSIRRSFLENIGGFDINLGRVGKRLLSNEELQMTELALKQGWQVAYIPEALVAHHVAPERINRAWFMERGWWQGISECYREQLAGRDGIVQLGRGGERIIRGLYKTIKYFGNPALRFDNFVYAYGQIGYLGAAISGLVHSESKPENSQK, encoded by the coding sequence ATGTCACAATTCCTAATTTCTGCGATTATTTGTACTCACAATCGAGAACAATATTTAGGTTTAGCAATTGATAGTTTACTACAACAAGATTTTACGGATTTTGAAATTATTGTTGTTGATAATGCTTCAACGGATGGAACCCGTCAAGTCGTTGAAGCACGTCTTCCCCATCCTAAACTCCGATATATTTATGAACCCGTAACGGGGTTATCTATTGCTCGAAATACAGGTGCGAAAAACTCCCAAAGCCCGATTATCGCTTATTTAGATGACGATGCCATTGCCACGCCTCAATGGTTAAGAGTGTTATATTCAGCTTATGAAAATCATCCGAAACTGGCGATCGCTGGAGGGAAAGTCACATTGATTTGGCCAGAAGGGATCACTCCCCCACCTTGGTTGTCTGATAATTTAGCCAAAAATCTAGGTGCGTATGATTTGGGAGACCAGTGGGTTGAAATTAAAAATCCGAGTTTGACCCCCAGAGGGTTAAATTATTCCATCCGTCGCAGTTTCTTAGAGAACATTGGCGGTTTTGATATCAATTTAGGTCGGGTGGGAAAAAGGTTATTATCTAATGAAGAATTACAGATGACTGAACTCGCACTCAAACAAGGTTGGCAAGTCGCTTATATTCCTGAAGCCTTAGTCGCCCACCATGTTGCACCGGAACGGATCAACCGAGCTTGGTTTATGGAGCGGGGATGGTGGCAAGGCATTAGCGAATGTTATCGGGAACAGTTAGCAGGGCGCGATGGCATTGTGCAACTGGGACGAGGAGGGGAACGCATTATCCGAGGGTTGTACAAAACTATTAAATATTTTGGTAATCCTGCCTTACGATTTGATAATTTCGTGTATGCTTACGGTCAAATTGGCTATTTGGGTGCTGCAATTTCGGGTTTGGTTCATTCTGAATCTAAACCAGAGAATTCTCAAAAATAA
- a CDS encoding PAS domain-containing protein, which yields MTPSLSQPETNPIGEPAPSDLEEILVNSGEMGALISAYHWSQTSVGAMETWPGSLRTAVRTLLKSDCPMLLIWGQDWIQIYNDAYRCLLKPSQHPQALGQSIRVCRSILPEQRSPEIQRVFQTGQPQWHQSLRVLKDTRRYGEKDDFIIFYSPIWDETGRVAGVLATMMDGAESVISKSPQPQTETAKEPFTHRTWQRQKSQGKSTEFGAIASDVINILDSITDGFIVLDPQGHLIYINPAAARILQTSASTLKGKILWETLPLMAIPEIPIPLQQAITWEAFDQTQQIWLEIKAYPCPEGLIIYFQDITPRKHTEDGLRHSEARLRRIFECNAVGIGVWEESGQITEANDALLNLLGYSRGQLEAGDLNWQTLTPPEYQGLDQQALAEIRTSGFCQPLEKEYLHASGRRIPILISGAAFSPELENGIFFVLDLTQQRLCEAKWRLTEERLRVALKNSPITVFSQDQDLRYTWIYNCPKQKYPPDEDIIGVLETDLFNVEDAKKLTRIKGGVLKTGIGTREEVWVSQQGQGFYFDLTVEPLLNEQEQVVGVTCAAVNITERKQMELALHRSETLLQALLSSSPIGIAFLDHDLRYLHANEALAKLQGLPLSELIGRQLTEVLSEWADQITPVLRQVIETQQPLLNQPLNLETAKVNTCQYSLVNYYPVCLPNGSVLGVGMTVMDLTARKRAEQSEQILAMASSVLVSSLNSRTTLMNLAQLLVPVVADCCFFDVAGTDGSLRRLAVYHGDPSKQQQLSQCQNWVLSLNSNHPIAEVLASGQPLLLPNITPDWIETITTLPEQVEFLHTVAPTSWISMPLIARGRTLGAVTFCLTAQSPRHYTEADLSFAEELAYRAALALDNIQLYQQAQDANRIKDEFLTVLSHELRSPLNPILGWTKLLRSRIFDASTRDRALETIERNAKLQAQLIEDLLDVSRILRGKMALNVATVPLKATVEAALETVQLAAEAKNITIETVFSPHIGYVWGDDERLQQVVWNLLSNAVKFTPEGGWIQVHLESVGHHVQIQVQDNGQGINPNFLPHVFEYFRQQDSTTRRQSGGLGLGLAIVRHLCELHGGTVKVESPGEGLGTTFTVRLPVMESCCGHCATSKCTEETRVDLKALRILVVDDDEDMRDLIQVILEPLGAKLLIVSSAIEALRVWEDFQPLMLICDIGMPSMDGYMLMHKIRQRPLEAGGQIPAIALTAYTGEFNQQRALAAGFQQHLSKPIEPEDLVKAIAQLLT from the coding sequence ATGACACCATCTTTGAGCCAACCAGAAACTAACCCTATTGGTGAACCCGCACCCTCTGACCTAGAGGAGATATTGGTAAATAGTGGGGAAATGGGGGCTTTAATTTCTGCATACCATTGGTCACAAACCTCTGTCGGAGCCATGGAAACCTGGCCCGGAAGCCTCCGCACGGCGGTCAGAACCCTCTTAAAATCCGATTGTCCCATGTTATTAATTTGGGGACAAGACTGGATTCAGATTTATAACGATGCTTACCGTTGCTTGTTGAAACCCAGCCAACATCCGCAAGCCTTGGGACAATCGATACGGGTTTGTCGGTCTATCCTCCCCGAACAAAGAAGTCCAGAAATTCAACGGGTGTTTCAAACGGGTCAACCGCAATGGCATCAATCGCTTCGGGTTTTGAAAGATACTCGCAGATATGGGGAGAAGGATGATTTCATCATCTTTTATAGTCCGATTTGGGATGAAACCGGGCGAGTGGCTGGCGTTTTAGCAACGATGATGGATGGTGCGGAGTCCGTCATCTCAAAATCCCCTCAACCGCAAACGGAAACAGCAAAAGAACCTTTTACCCACAGAACTTGGCAACGTCAAAAAAGTCAAGGAAAATCTACGGAATTCGGGGCTATAGCCTCAGATGTGATCAATATTCTCGACAGTATTACCGATGGGTTTATCGTCTTAGATCCACAAGGACACCTGATTTATATTAATCCGGCGGCGGCTCGAATTCTACAAACATCCGCCTCAACCTTAAAAGGGAAAATCTTGTGGGAAACCTTACCCCTGATGGCAATACCTGAAATCCCTATCCCTTTACAACAGGCTATTACCTGGGAAGCCTTCGATCAAACCCAACAGATTTGGCTAGAAATCAAAGCCTATCCCTGTCCAGAAGGATTGATAATTTATTTCCAAGATATCACCCCACGCAAACACACCGAAGACGGTCTACGACACAGTGAAGCCCGTTTGCGACGGATTTTTGAATGTAATGCCGTTGGCATTGGAGTTTGGGAAGAATCCGGTCAGATTACAGAAGCCAATGATGCCTTATTAAATCTGTTGGGCTATAGTCGGGGACAATTAGAAGCAGGTGATCTCAACTGGCAAACCTTAACCCCCCCTGAATATCAAGGTTTAGATCAACAAGCCTTAGCCGAAATTCGCACCAGTGGTTTTTGTCAACCCCTAGAGAAAGAATATCTACACGCCTCTGGACGACGGATTCCCATTTTAATCAGTGGGGCTGCCTTTTCCCCAGAGTTAGAGAATGGGATTTTTTTTGTTCTCGATTTAACACAGCAACGGCTCTGCGAAGCCAAATGGCGCCTGACTGAAGAACGGTTACGGGTGGCGTTAAAAAATTCTCCGATTACCGTCTTTAGTCAAGATCAGGATTTGCGTTATACCTGGATCTACAATTGTCCGAAACAAAAATATCCCCCCGATGAAGACATTATTGGTGTGTTAGAAACGGATTTGTTTAACGTTGAAGATGCTAAAAAATTGACTCGGATTAAAGGGGGAGTTTTAAAGACAGGAATTGGAACCCGTGAGGAAGTTTGGGTCAGTCAGCAGGGTCAAGGCTTCTATTTTGATTTAACGGTGGAGCCCTTATTGAATGAACAGGAGCAAGTGGTGGGTGTGACCTGTGCGGCGGTGAATATTACCGAACGTAAACAAATGGAGTTAGCTTTACATCGCAGCGAAACTCTATTACAGGCGTTGTTGTCGAGTTCTCCGATTGGGATTGCCTTTTTAGATCATGATTTACGGTATCTGCACGCAAATGAAGCTTTAGCCAAACTCCAGGGTTTACCCTTGAGTGAGTTAATTGGACGACAACTAACAGAGGTTTTATCGGAATGGGCCGATCAAATTACTCCGGTTTTACGCCAGGTGATTGAGACGCAACAACCCTTACTCAATCAACCTCTGAATTTGGAAACGGCTAAGGTTAACACCTGCCAATATAGTTTAGTGAATTATTATCCCGTGTGTTTACCCAATGGCAGCGTATTGGGGGTGGGGATGACCGTGATGGATTTGACAGCCCGTAAACGGGCGGAACAGTCAGAACAGATATTAGCAATGGCGAGTTCGGTGTTGGTTAGTTCTTTAAATTCTCGGACAACGTTAATGAATTTGGCACAATTGCTGGTTCCTGTAGTTGCGGATTGTTGTTTCTTTGATGTGGCGGGAACTGATGGCAGTTTACGCAGGTTAGCTGTTTATCATGGTGATCCGAGCAAACAACAACAACTGAGTCAGTGCCAAAACTGGGTTCTGAGTCTTAATAGCAATCATCCGATTGCGGAGGTCTTAGCCAGTGGTCAGCCTTTATTGTTACCGAATATTACTCCAGATTGGATTGAAACCATCACAACCCTTCCTGAACAGGTGGAATTTCTGCATACCGTTGCACCCACTTCTTGGATATCGATGCCTTTAATTGCTCGTGGTCGCACATTGGGGGCGGTGACTTTCTGTTTAACGGCTCAATCTCCTCGTCACTATACCGAAGCCGATTTAAGCTTTGCTGAGGAGTTAGCTTATCGAGCAGCCTTGGCTTTGGATAATATTCAACTGTACCAACAAGCCCAGGATGCTAATCGAATTAAGGATGAATTTTTGACGGTTTTGTCCCATGAATTGCGATCGCCATTGAATCCGATTTTAGGTTGGACAAAATTACTCCGATCTCGAATCTTTGATGCGAGTACCAGAGACCGGGCTTTAGAAACAATTGAACGCAATGCTAAATTACAAGCCCAACTAATTGAAGATTTGTTAGATGTTTCTCGAATTTTGCGGGGTAAAATGGCATTGAATGTGGCAACGGTTCCCCTGAAAGCAACAGTAGAAGCCGCCTTAGAAACTGTCCAATTAGCAGCAGAAGCGAAAAATATTACAATTGAAACCGTATTTTCTCCCCATATTGGTTATGTTTGGGGAGATGACGAACGGTTACAGCAGGTGGTGTGGAATCTGCTCTCCAATGCGGTGAAGTTCACACCGGAGGGCGGATGGATACAAGTACATTTGGAATCAGTGGGTCATCATGTTCAAATTCAAGTTCAGGATAATGGACAAGGGATTAATCCCAACTTTTTACCCCATGTTTTTGAATATTTTCGTCAGCAAGATAGCACAACAAGGCGACAATCTGGGGGTTTGGGCTTAGGGTTAGCCATTGTCCGTCATTTGTGTGAACTACATGGGGGCACGGTTAAAGTAGAAAGTCCAGGGGAAGGGTTAGGAACAACGTTTACGGTGCGTTTACCTGTGATGGAAAGCTGTTGTGGACACTGTGCGACTTCAAAGTGTACCGAAGAAACCAGGGTGGATTTAAAAGCGTTACGAATTTTGGTGGTTGATGATGATGAGGATATGCGAGACTTGATCCAAGTTATTTTAGAACCATTAGGGGCAAAACTATTAATCGTATCTTCGGCAATAGAAGCCTTACGAGTTTGGGAGGACTTTCAACCTCTGATGTTAATTTGTGATATTGGAATGCCCAGTATGGATGGTTATATGTTAATGCACAAAATTCGCCAACGTCCCTTAGAAGCGGGTGGACAAATTCCGGCGATCGCATTAACCGCATACACCGGAGAATTTAATCAACAGCGTGCTTTGGCTGCGGGATTTCAACAGCATCTTTCTAAACCTATTGAGCCCGAAGATTTAGTAAAAGCGATCGCACAATTGTTAACATAG
- a CDS encoding YihY/virulence factor BrkB family protein codes for MVSSRTVWRLLKETYQEWSQDNASQLAAALAYYTVFSLAPLLVIVVAIAGFFLGEEAARGELVGQIQGLVGKEGATVIQTALENAHRPGQGNGILASLLSIGFLIFGASGVFIQLQDSLNTIWNISAKPTNAVGSFVRKRALSFAAVISIGFLLLVSLTVSAVLTGLSRYASELLPGVDGFWHLLNFVVSLGVTTLLFALIFKYLPDVIITWNDVLIGAIITALLFTVGKSLIGMYLGSSSFSSTYGAAGSLVIFLTWIYYSVQILFFGAEFTQVYTRHYGSNIIPDRHAELKTK; via the coding sequence GTGGTTAGTAGCAGAACGGTGTGGCGATTACTCAAAGAAACCTATCAAGAATGGAGTCAAGATAATGCTTCTCAATTGGCTGCTGCTTTAGCCTATTATACGGTGTTTTCTTTAGCCCCTTTATTAGTGATTGTTGTAGCAATTGCAGGATTTTTCTTAGGGGAAGAAGCAGCACGGGGGGAATTAGTCGGACAAATTCAAGGGTTAGTAGGGAAAGAAGGAGCAACAGTGATTCAAACGGCTTTAGAAAATGCCCATCGTCCAGGTCAAGGAAATGGAATTTTAGCGTCACTACTGAGTATAGGCTTTTTGATTTTTGGGGCATCGGGGGTATTTATTCAATTACAAGATTCGTTAAATACCATTTGGAATATTTCGGCTAAACCGACGAATGCAGTGGGCAGTTTTGTCAGAAAACGGGCGTTATCTTTTGCTGCTGTGATTAGTATTGGATTTTTATTATTAGTTTCGTTAACGGTTAGTGCGGTATTAACAGGATTAAGTCGATATGCGAGTGAACTTTTACCGGGAGTAGATGGTTTTTGGCACTTGCTAAATTTTGTTGTTTCTTTGGGGGTAACAACGTTATTATTTGCTTTAATTTTTAAATATTTACCGGATGTTATTATTACTTGGAATGATGTTTTAATCGGAGCAATCATTACGGCTTTACTCTTTACTGTGGGTAAATCCTTAATCGGAATGTATTTAGGAAGTAGTAGTTTTAGTTCAACTTATGGTGCGGCGGGTTCATTAGTTATTTTTCTAACTTGGATTTATTATTCAGTCCAAATTCTATTTTTTGGAGCCGAATTTACTCAAGTTTATACCCGTCATTATGGTTCTAATATTATACCCGATCGCCATGCCGAATTGAAAACTAAATAG